The nucleotide window GAGGACGCCCGCCTGCTGACCAGCCTGTCCCGGCTCGCCGCGGCCGGCTGGCAGACGGTCACCGCCCTCGACGCCGCCGAGGAGGCGCGGGACCGGTCGGAGGCCGAAGGCTTCCGCTCGCGGGAGGCCCTCCGGGCCATCCTCGACACGATCCCCCAGCGGGTGTTCTGGAAGGCCAACGACCTGACCTACCTGGGGTGCAACCGCCCGTTCGCCCGCGACATGGGGTACGACTCGCCGGAGGAGGTGGTCGGCAAGAGCGACTACCAGGGGGCGTGGCTGGAGCTGGCGGACCAGTTCCGCGCGGACGACCGGCGGGTGATCGATTCCGGGGTGCCCAAGCTGGACTACGAGGAGGTGGTGGTGGCCGCCGACGGCAGCCGGCGGTGGGTGCGGACCAGCAAGCAGCCGCTCCGCGGCCCGGACGGGGCGGTGGTCGGGGTGCTCGGCACCTACGAGGACGTGACCGAGCGGCGGCGGATCGAGCAGCAGTTGCGGGACCAGGAGGAGCTGCTGCGGGAGGCGGCGACGCTGGCGCACGTCGGCGGGTGGAGCTTCGACCCGGCCACCCTGAAGGGGGAGTGGACGGCGGAGACGGCCCGCATCTACGGGGCGGACCCCGCCGCCCGCCCGGACGTGGCGTCGTGCCTGCGGCACTACGACCCGGCCGACCGGTCGCGGCTGGAAGAGGCCCTGCGGAGAGCGATCGCGGACGGCACGCCGTACGACCTGGAGCTGCGGTTCACCGCCGCCACCGGGGTCAGGAAGTGGGTGCGGTCGATGGGCCGGCCGGTGTACGAGGGCGGGCAACTGGTCCGCGTGCGCGGGTCGATCCAGGACGTGACCGAGCGCCGCACGCTGGAGGAGAAGCTGCGGCAGAGCCAGAAGATGGACGCGTTCGGCCAGCTCGCGGGCGGGGTGGCGCACGACTTCAACAACATGCTCCAGGTGATCAACGGGTACGCCGACCTGCTGGCCGAGGGGCTGCCGCCGGGCGACGAGCGGGCGGGCGTCGTCGCGGAGATCCGCAAGGCCGGGGAGCGGTCCGCCGCGCTCACCAGCCAGCTCCTGGCGTTCGCCCGCCAGCAGGTGGCCGCGCCGCGGCTGGTGGACGTCGGCGCCGCGGCGGCGGACACGGCGGGGATGCTGCGGCCGCTGATCGGCGAGGACGTGCGGCTGGTGACCGACCTGCCGCGCGGGGGCTGGCCCGTGTTCGTCGACCCCGGCCAGCTCGAGCAGGTGCTGCTCAACCTGGCCGTCAACGCCCGCGACGCCATGCCGGCGGGCGGCACCCTGACGGTGGCCGCCCGGAGCGAGGCGGTGGGGCCGGCCGAGGCGGCCCTCGCGGACATGAAGGCGGGGGAGTACACGGTGCTGTCGGTGACGGACACCGGGTGCGGGATGCCGGCGGACGTGCAGGCCCGCGTGTTCGAGCCGTTCTTCACCACCAAGGGCGTCGGGAAGGGCACCGGCCTCGGGCTGGCGACCGTCTACGGCATCGTCAGCCAGGCGGGCGGGCACGTGCGGGTGCGGTCCCGGGTCGGCGAGGGGAGCACGTTCGACGTGTACCTGCCGCGGGCGAGCGGCGCCGGCCCGGGCGACTCCGCCCGGCCGGGCGTGCGGAGCCTCCCGAGGGGGAGCGAGACGGTGCTGGTCGTCGAGGACGAGGCGGCGGTGCGGGGGCTGGTGAAGGCGGTGCTGTCCGGGCGCGGGTACACCGTTCTGGAGGCGGGCGACGGGGCGACGGCCGAGCAGGTGGCGGCCGGGTTCGCCGGGCCGATCCACCTCGTGCTGAGCGACGTGGTGATGCCCGGCGTCGGCGGCCGGGCGGCCGCGGCCGGGGTGCTCGCCACGCACCCCGAGGCGAAGGTGATGTTCATCAGCGGGTACACGGACGACGCCGTCATGCGGCGGGGCGTGTCCTCGGCCGACGTGCCGTTCCTGCAGAAGCCGTTCACCCCGGCCCTGCTGGCCACCCGGGTGCGCCAGGTGCTTGATGCCGCAGGGGACGGGGGGCGTGTGCTCGTTTAGCCCCCCGTCCGGCGCCCGGTGCGGTTGAACCGCGGCGACGTTGGTAACATCGCGCCCGGCACGAACCCGCGCGTCCCGGCTGCCGGGAACTCTCCGAACCGGTCGCCGGATTCACCGCCCGGGGCGCCGAACCGGACGAGGCCGCACGCGCCGCCAAGCGAACCGAGTCCGGCGCCGCCGAGGACCGCCACGGGCCGCCCGCAGCGCGCCGGCCCGGAAAATCAGGGGCGACGCACGTCAACGGGTGTACCACATTTCTTGATAAGCGCAAGAAGCCATGCCATGGCATTGAGCCTGATGTCGCCATTCTCATGGAGGCATAAACTCAACACTTTTAATGCCGATGAAATGGACGTCTTGCTGTACTTGTTGGCAGCTTTCAACGCTTGTAGTACGACGGCTTCGCTGTCGCTATTGAAGAAGTGGCTAAAATCCATGCGGCGAACGCACCACGGTGCGTGTATTCCAAGGTCATCTATTGAATCTAGTATGCAAAGGTGTGACAGTGGGGAAATTGATGAGAGGGGGAGCCTTGAGATGAGAATGGCGCAAAATGCAGAGTCGTCAGCACAGTGGGCCAGTCCGCCCAAGGCAAACGACTTGACGTCCGACCGAAAAAACAAGGAGCACGCGGCGAGGAAGGCCTTGTCGCATGCCGTCACTCGAAGGCCCCAGTTGCGAACAATCGCGTTTACTGCCATGAAAGAATAGTCGTCTGGATCGAATATAATGACGCGATATAAAAATAAATTATAAAACAAGCTCGGTGGTGGGCCGTCAAGACCAAGCAGGTCCCTGTATTGGACGACAAAGCGTGGGTTGATATTGCCAATTGGGCTAACGGCGGCTGCCCGATAGACGGCCGAAGGGCTCACGCAGTAACGGGTGACATGCAAAATGTCAAAGTACAACTCATCTTCTCTGTTTGCGGCTTTTAGTATATCGTATACGTATTCATCTAAATTGATCTTCATCTCCGCCAGCAGCCCGAGCGAGAGCCTTCTCGATTCGAGCGTTGCACCGGGTGACAAGCCGATAGTAATGGAGACGGCTGTTACAACGGACAGGAGGATCGCCATGGCGCTCACCTATTCGCTTCTTCAGTATCGAGTCGATAAAAGCGGATTCGCCTCAATACAAGGGGCCAAGGAGTCTTAGAAACGGCGGCGGAATGGACTGATGGTCGCGGCTCCGTACCGGCCCACACGGGCTTCGCGTTTGCGAACACTGATTTTGACAGGATTGACAGGATTCACCGGATGAAGACCGACCGATTTGAAATCCTGCTGATCCTGTCGATCCTGTCAAAATCATCTGGGCTCAGCCACCGCGTGTTGGTGCGACCCGCCCTC belongs to Gemmata obscuriglobus and includes:
- a CDS encoding PAS domain S-box protein, with the protein product MLADPTTASAGLDAVLTTDELARRSPRPPDHAAEARALVDLARTMAETPRRLLQRLSELAMELCGADSAGISILETDGAGDRFRWHAIAGRLAPNVWGTIARHACPCGEVIARNEPLLFAAPERHYPGAAAGPPVVEALLVPFHVGGRAVGTLWVIAHTPDRRFDAEDARLLTSLSRLAAAGWQTVTALDAAEEARDRSEAEGFRSREALRAILDTIPQRVFWKANDLTYLGCNRPFARDMGYDSPEEVVGKSDYQGAWLELADQFRADDRRVIDSGVPKLDYEEVVVAADGSRRWVRTSKQPLRGPDGAVVGVLGTYEDVTERRRIEQQLRDQEELLREAATLAHVGGWSFDPATLKGEWTAETARIYGADPAARPDVASCLRHYDPADRSRLEEALRRAIADGTPYDLELRFTAATGVRKWVRSMGRPVYEGGQLVRVRGSIQDVTERRTLEEKLRQSQKMDAFGQLAGGVAHDFNNMLQVINGYADLLAEGLPPGDERAGVVAEIRKAGERSAALTSQLLAFARQQVAAPRLVDVGAAAADTAGMLRPLIGEDVRLVTDLPRGGWPVFVDPGQLEQVLLNLAVNARDAMPAGGTLTVAARSEAVGPAEAALADMKAGEYTVLSVTDTGCGMPADVQARVFEPFFTTKGVGKGTGLGLATVYGIVSQAGGHVRVRSRVGEGSTFDVYLPRASGAGPGDSARPGVRSLPRGSETVLVVEDEAAVRGLVKAVLSGRGYTVLEAGDGATAEQVAAGFAGPIHLVLSDVVMPGVGGRAAAAGVLATHPEAKVMFISGYTDDAVMRRGVSSADVPFLQKPFTPALLATRVRQVLDAAGDGGRVLV